In bacterium, the genomic stretch GATAACAAAGATAATTTTATTTTGGTGGATGTACGCGAGCAAGATGAATACGAAACTGCGCGTATTGAAGGTGCTACGCTTATTCCTTTGTCGCAATTTCCGGCGCGGGCACCCAAAGAATTAAAGCAGGATCAATCCATTGTGATTCACTGCCATCATGGCGGCCGCTCGCAACGCGCGTGCATGCTGCTTGCATCCATGGGTTATAAAGATGTATCGAACGTGGCGGGTGGTATTGATGCCTGGTCGTTAGAAATTGATCCTTCTGTTGCACGGTACTAGTATGGCTACACACGAAGTTTTTAACCAGTCTCCTCCCTTAGCGCCTTATAATCTCTTTACTTCCGATCCTGTTTTACAGGAATTACAAAAAAAATTCGCAGCCGGATTTTCGGCCGATAGCCTTGTTTCATTTGGAGCAAAAGCAGGAACCGAAGAAGTTTTTGACTGGGGTTTTAAAGCTAATAAATTTACTCCCGAAGCAAAATTGTTCGATCGTTACGGCAATCGCATTGATCAGGCCGAGTAT encodes the following:
- a CDS encoding rhodanese — its product is MQNIKQISVTDLKAKLDNKDNFILVDVREQDEYETARIEGATLIPLSQFPARAPKELKQDQSIVIHCHHGGRSQRACMLLASMGYKDVSNVAGGIDAWSLEIDPSVARY